A region of Nakaseomyces glabratus chromosome E, complete sequence DNA encodes the following proteins:
- a CDS encoding uncharacterized protein (CAGL0E00495g~Ortholog(s) have biofilm matrix, cytosol, nucleus localization) produces the protein MLYLSMSGTLSENIVRVYPRDTEQSIAEYSFDITCTHCREAHGSPVFINAYEKHEMAGSRGETSFTMKCKFCGNEMSINLSHFEEALWNSEAESYDSGSITTSRKKHGIKNVSGNAGLLLQLDCRGCDISKFNPQNITFVVELQQGKMECIIEEGEDEWYDYDDNQGEEVSITEIKFDIIKGK, from the coding sequence ATGTTGTACCTTTCTATGAGTGGAACTCTCTCTGAGAACATTGTCAGAGTTTATCCAAGGGACACAGAGCAATCTATTGCTGAATATTCCTTTGACATTACATGCACGCATTGTAGAGAGGCCCATGGGTCACCAGTATTCATCAATGCCTATGAGAAACATGAGATGGCTGGCAGCAGAGGAGAAACCTCCTTTACTATGAAGTGTAAGTTCTGTGGCAATGAAATGTCTATCAACTTGTCGcattttgaagaagcacTATGGAACAGTGAAGCTGAAAGTTACGACAGTGGCTCAATCACCACATCGAGAAAGAAGCACGGTATCAAGAATGTTAGTGGCAATGCCGGTTTGCTATTGCAGCTAGACTGCCGTGGCTGTGATATCTCCAAGTTCAATCCTCAGAACATCACATTTGTCGTCGAGCTACAACAGGGCAAGATGGAATGCATTATCGAAGAAGGCGAGGACGAGTGGTACGACTATGACGACAACCAAGGCGAGGAAGTCTCGATCACCGAGATCAAATTCGATATCATAAAGGGTAAATAG
- the AHC2 gene encoding Ahc2p (CAGL0E00605g~Ortholog(s) have role in histone acetylation and Ada2/Gcn5/Ada3 transcription activator complex, cytoplasm localization), which translates to MSVDEFQERRVEESADYEVLAQRRRFLERKLVEQQYLQKQLQVLYNLLDKTRNYQEFTDTLMNNQNLLREVFTLEGHLRRSVAQVDGQPDIDWSKYGVDLAEYIASDSRLLALYTDGCL; encoded by the coding sequence ATGAGCGTTGACGAGTTTCAAGAGCGGCGGGTGGAGGAGAGTGCGGACTATGAGGTTCTTGCGCAGCGGCGGCGGTTCCTGGAACGGAAGCTGGTGGAGCAGCAGTACTTGCAGAAGCAGTTGCAGGTTCTGTACAACCTGCTGGACAAGACGCGGAACTACCAGGAGTTTACGGACACGCTGATGAATAACCAGAACCTGCTGCGGGAGGTGTTTACGCTGGAGGGCCATTTGCGGCGGTCTGTGGCGCAGGTGGACGGGCAGCCGGATATCGACTGGAGCAAGTACGGGGTGGACCTAGCGGAGTATATAGCCAGCGACTCCAGGCTGCTGGCGTTGTACACAGACGGTTGCTTGTGA
- the TRX3 gene encoding Trx3p (CAGL0E00583g~Ortholog(s) have disulfide oxidoreductase activity, role in cellular response to oxidative stress and mitochondrion localization), translating into MLLFRTARCQVPTLGRFATHPRIAPSIAMRFQSSGGYASIKQVKTLEEVQKLMKDSNLSVIDFYATWCGPCKAMVPFLSKFVDQYKDVKFYKVDVDESPDVAEYYGVSAMPTFVFTKDDDILHKIRGANPKGLAKAIEEFK; encoded by the coding sequence ATGCTTCTTTTCCGTACCGCTAGATGCCAAGTACCAACATTAGGCCGTTTTGCCACACACCCAAGAATTGCCCCATCGATTGCGATGAGGTTCCAGTCCAGTGGCGGATATGCTTCTATTAAGCAGGTCAAGACGCTAGAAGAAGTCCAGAAGCTGATGAAGGACTCTAACTTGTCGGTCATCGACTTCTACGCCACCTGGTGTGGTCCATGTAAGGCTATGGTGCCATTCTTGTCCAAGTTTGTGGACCAGTACAAAGACGTCAAGTTCTACAAGGTCGACGTCGATGAAAGTCCCGATGTTGCTGAATACTATGGTGTATCGGCAATGCCAACTTTTGTGTTCACTAAGGATGATGACATCTTGCATAAGATAAGAGGTGCAAACCCTAAAGGGTTGGCCAAAGCCATCGAAGAGTTTAAATGA
- the CSM1 gene encoding Csm1p (CAGL0E00539g~Ortholog(s) have role in attachment of spindle microtubules to kinetochore involved in homologous chromosome segregation, chromatin silencing at rDNA, protein localization to nucleolar rDNA repeats, rDNA condensation), which produces MDPLSEYKKSVQKRLDAADLLVERVVQENTLLRQKLDSRDVELESVKEQLAVLRSKRDELDERSQKDKETIEIIKDLFEHLCGVRVHRTYEDDTGLWFDTSQGSKNGIMDYKLGFVKSQAENTTEVDTEVIYVPLLKQRTAEELQELQKKLPDYLFETLSFPLRSLNQFYIKMSKSLNKKV; this is translated from the coding sequence ATGGATCCACTAAGTGAGTATAAAAAGTCTGTGCAGAAGCGGTTGGATGCTGCTGATCTCCTGGTGGAGCGGGTAGTGCAGGAGAACACTCTGTTGCGGCAGAAGCTGGATTCTCGAGATGTGGAGCTGGAGAGTGTGAAGGAGCAATTGGCTGTGTTGCGTAGCAAGCGGGATGAACTCGATGAGAGATCCCAGAAGGATAAGGAGACTATAGAGATTATCAAGGATCTGTTTGAGCACTTGTGTGGGGTACGTGTGCACCGCACGTATGAGGACGATACTGGTCTGTGGTTTGATACTAGCCAGGGGTCCAAGAATGGCATTATGGATTACAAGCTAGGGTTTGTGAAATCTCAAGCTGAGAACACCACGGAAGTTGATACGGAGGTGATATACGTGCCGTTGTTGAAACAGCGTACTGCAGAGGAGTTGCAAGAGTTACAGAAGAAACTGCCGGACTATCTGTTCGAGACATTGAGTTTCCCACTCCGATCCTTGAACCAGTTCTACATCAAAATGTCAAAATCCCTGAACAAGAAAGTTTAA
- a CDS encoding uncharacterized protein (CAGL0E00517g~Ortholog(s) have nucleolus localization), whose product MVTFNCEVCNDTVPKKNTEKHYYRCPNAYYTCIDCSKTFDDGVSYKQHTQCISEDEKYQKALYKGKKNQNQNQNQNQNQKKQKQTTVTEEKKPAEKETKKEVKKSLPNFKKGDNLYKILKSYKDKDDKKKLLKSLVVDSEGRIVLKN is encoded by the coding sequence ATGGTTACCTTTAACTGTGAAGTTTGCAACGATACCGTTCCCAAGAAGAACACCGAGAAGCATTACTACCGTTGCCCCAATGCTTACTACACATGCATTGACTGTTCAAAGACATTTGACGACGGTGTGAGTTACAAGCAACATACTCAGTGTATCAGTGAGGATGAGAAGTACCAGAAGGCTTTATACAAGGGTAAAAAGAATcagaatcaaaatcaaaaccaaaaccaaaaccagaagaaacagaaacaaACTACTGTGacagaagagaagaaaccAGCCGAAAAGGAAACCAAGAAAGAGGTCAAGAAATCTTTGccaaatttcaagaaaggtGACAACTTGTACAAGATTTTGAAATCCTATAAGGACAAGGAcgacaagaagaaattgctgAAATCGCTAGTTGTCGACAGTGAAGGTCGCATAGTACTAAAGAACTAA
- the TUP1 gene encoding chromatin-silencing transcriptional regulator TUP1 (CAGL0E00561g~Ortholog(s) have histone binding, histone deacetylase binding, mediator complex binding, phosphatidylinositol-3,5-bisphosphate binding, transcriptional repressor activity, RNA polymerase II transcription factor binding activity) encodes MTANASLGKLNDLLEGIRQEFAQLSHEANSYRLHQKDYDYKIKQQLAEMQQIRNTVYELEMSHRKMKDAYDEEIERLKIELDTRDRQLATLSAQQQQQQQQQQQQQQQQQQQQQQQQQQQQQQQQQQQQQQQQQQQLHQQQLQASPTGQGHVQVDQNGAYQLYRPVQAATIETNGGLPAGGQSTLPQPYNAIAASQADHVQQRHRMAPAVGNLTSTPTVNSQHSTHPPTPALASSSKMQPTALATQPVTMPATQLPTFQQPQVETPQIKHEAPQSATQITQTPTLQSATVAANTPKVQTPSVATPGIQATPSSANQVEVATAPTIAKSPANKQPAILNQTSPVNTAANAAPILSEKIKSPLQESQAPGTTVSEVTTSNADATQSPGQTSSALDSNRPEINEKVDEKATQTVQETAGKKQDTADKSDESNNYLVPLEQRADHVKPIPPFLLDLDASSVPENMKKQTNDYYVLFNPALPRSIDLDLHKTLEHTSVVCCVKFSNDGEFLATGCNKTTQIYRVSDGELVARFSDENAHTDKADGNDNAEAETSAGATTDLYIRSVCFSPDGKFLATGAEDKLIRIWDIEQKKIVMVLKGHEQDIYSLDYFPSGDKLVSGSGDRTVRIWDLKTGQCTLTLSIEDGVTTVAVSPGDGKFIAAGSLDRAVRVWDSDTGFLVERLDSENELGTGHKDSVYSVVFTRDGNGVVSGSLDRSVKLWNLRNVNHNNADGKPTSGTCEVTYTGHKDFVLSVATTEDDEYILSGSKDRGVLFWDKVSGNPLLMLQGHRNSVISVAVNHGHPLGPNYHIFATGSGDCKARIWKYIKTTTEVNSNGKIQPIS; translated from the coding sequence ATGACCGCTAACGCTTCACTAGGTAAGCTGAATGATCTCCTGGAGGGCATAAGACAGGAGTTTGCCCAGCTTTCCCATGAGGCAAACTCCTACAGACTGCACCAGAAGGACTACGATTACAAGATTAAACAACAATTGGCTGAAATGCAGCAGATAAGAAACACTGTGTATGAACTAGAGATGTCGCATAGAAAGATGAAAGATGCCTACGATGAAGAAATCGAGAGGTTAAAAATTGAACTGGACACTAGAGATCGTCAATTGGCAACCTTGAGTgctcaacaacaacagcaacaacaacaacaacaacaacaacaacaacaacagcaacagcagcaacaacaacaacagcaacaacaacaacaacagcagcaacaacaacaacaacaacaacaacaacaacaacagcttCACCAGCAACAACTTCAGGCGTCACCAACTGGCCAGGGTCATGTCCAGGTCGACCAAAACGGTGCTTACCAGCTCTATCGCCCAGTACAAGCAGCTACTATTGAAACTAATGGTGGGCTACCAGCTGGTGGCCAATCTACTCTTCCCCAACCTTACAATGCTATAGCGGCAAGCCAAGCCGATCACGTGCAACAAAGGCACCGGATGGCTCCTGCTGTTGGCAACCTGACAAGCACACCAACTGTTAATTCCCAACACTCAACTCATCCACCTACTCCTGCattagcttcttcttccaagaTGCAACCTACAGCATTGGCGACTCAACCTGTTACTATGCCAGCAACACAATTACCAACATTTCAGCAGCCGCAGGTTGAGACACCACAAATTAAGCACGAAGCTCCCCAATCTGCTACTCAAATAACTCAAACACCTACTTTACAAAGCGCTACTGTAGCTGCGAATACCCCAAAAGTTCAGACACCATCTGTAGCTACACCTGGAATCCAAGCCACTCCAAGTTCAGCTAATCAGGTTGAAGTTGCTACAGCTCCAACAATTGCAAAATCTCCAGCTAACAAACAACCAGCTATATTGAATCAAACTTCTCCAGTAAACACAGCAGCAAATGCAGCACCCATTCTATCtgagaaaataaaatcaccTCTTCAGGAATCACAAGCACCTGGGACAACTGTTTCAGAGGTCACAACATCTAATGCTGATGCGACACAATCACCTGGTCAAACATCTTCCGCTTTAGATAGCAATAGGCCAGAAATAAACGAGAAAGTGGACGAAAAGGCTACCCAAACAGTGCAAGAAACAGCGGGAAAAAAACAAGATACTGCGGATAAATCAGATGAATCCAACAACTATCTAGTACCACTAGAACAAAGGGCAGACCATGTGAAGCCCATTCCACCATTTTTATTAGATTTAGATGCTTCCTCTGTTCCtgaaaatatgaaaaagcAAACTAATGATTATTATGTTTTGTTTAACCCAGCTCTACCACGCTCGATTGACTTAGACTTACATAAGACTCTAGAACATACTAGTGTGGTATGTTGTGTAAAGTTTAGTAATGATGGGGAGTTTTTGGCCACAGGTTGTAATAAGACAACTCAAATTTATCGTGTATCCGACGGTGAGCTAGTAGCTAGATTTTCTGACGAAAATGCTCATACTGACAAGGCTGATGGTAATGACAATGCCGAAGCTGAGACATCAGCCGGCGCAACCACCGACTTATACATCAGATCTGTTTGTTTCTCACCTGATGGCAAATTTTTAGCAACTGGTGCTGAAGATAAGTTAATAAGAATTTGGGATAtagaacaaaagaagattgTAATGGTCTTAAAGGGCCACGAGCAAGATATCTACTCTTTAGATTATTTCCCTTCAGGAGATAAACTAGTTTCAGGATCCGGTGATAGAACTGTAAGGATATGGGACTTGAAAACTGGCCAATGCACCTTAACTCTATCCATAGAGGATGGTGTAACTACTGTTGCAGTATCTCCTGGAGATGGTAAGTTCATAGCAGCTGGTTCTTTAGACAGAGCTGTCAGAGTTTGGGACTCTGATACAGGCTTTTTAGTAGAGAGACTAGATTCTGAAAACGAGTTGGGTACTGGTCATAAAGATTCAGTATATAGCGTCGTCTTCACTAGGGATGGTAATGGTGTTGTTTCTGGTTCATTGGACCGTTCCGTAAAGCTTTGGAACTTGCGTAATGTAAACCACAATAATGCTGACGGTAAGCCTACCTCTGGAACTTGTGAAGTCACATATACTGGTCATAAGGATTTCGTTCTTTCAGTTGCTACCACAGAAGACgatgaatatattttgtCTGGTTCTAAGGATAGAGGTGTCTTGTTTTGGGACAAGGTTTCCGGAAACCCATTATTAATGTTACAGGGCCATCGTAACTCTGTTATATCTGTTGCAGTAAACCATGGACATCCATTGGGACCAAACTATCACATATTTGCAACAGGGAGTGGTGACTGTAAAGCCAGAATCTGGAAATACATTAAGACCACTACAGAAGTCAATTCAAATGGAAAGATCCAACCAATTTCATAA